One part of the Deinococcus sp. NW-56 genome encodes these proteins:
- the nirK gene encoding copper-containing nitrite reductase — translation MQSNRTSIDRAVSTTRNVVISCTLGITAILLGAALIPGEAQPAAVPAAATAQATGDQGGAAPTTPVLASTAVLATTAQSSAATTQGKVVSYTLETVMEGGKMGFRTPDGTVNPTLRAQPGDTVKIKLINGDGIRHDIAFPDLGQDSADVEARGSSVELSFKVDKAGTFSYICTLPGHVAAGMTGQLVVGQAGAAQPAAKAPSIARDPTDLPPPLARRAPKHLKYEFTTIEKEGHLADGTSYTYWTFDGQVPGPFVRVRVGDTVDVTLKNAEDSVAPHSIDFHAVTGPGGGAASTQTAPGGETSFTFKAMKPGLYVYHCATPMVAHHITSGMYGLILVEPEAGLPKVDREFYVMQGELYTEKAHGQKGDAGFDVAKLLDEDPEYFVFNGSTDALTKEFPLKAKVGETVRIFFGVGGPNYISNFHVIGEIFDKVYPEAALSNAPLKDVQTTLVPAGGATVVDLKLEVPGTFPLVDHALSRAELGLKGLLQVEGPENHAIYKGEVQSGH, via the coding sequence ATGCAAAGCAACCGCACGTCCATCGACCGAGCCGTCTCCACCACCCGCAATGTCGTCATCAGCTGCACGCTGGGGATCACCGCGATCCTGCTGGGTGCCGCCCTGATTCCCGGAGAAGCGCAACCCGCCGCCGTTCCGGCTGCGGCCACCGCCCAGGCAACGGGCGACCAGGGCGGAGCAGCCCCGACCACCCCCGTCTTGGCGAGCACAGCGGTTCTGGCCACCACCGCCCAGAGCAGTGCTGCGACCACCCAGGGCAAGGTCGTGAGCTACACGCTGGAAACGGTCATGGAAGGCGGCAAGATGGGCTTCCGCACTCCCGACGGCACCGTCAACCCCACCCTGCGGGCGCAGCCGGGCGACACGGTCAAGATCAAGTTGATCAATGGCGACGGCATCCGCCACGACATCGCCTTCCCCGATCTCGGGCAGGACTCGGCCGACGTGGAGGCGAGGGGCAGCAGCGTGGAGCTGAGCTTCAAGGTGGACAAGGCCGGGACCTTCAGCTACATCTGCACCCTCCCCGGCCACGTGGCCGCTGGGATGACCGGGCAACTGGTGGTCGGTCAGGCTGGGGCCGCCCAGCCCGCCGCCAAGGCGCCGTCCATCGCCCGCGACCCCACCGACCTGCCCCCGCCGCTGGCCCGCCGCGCCCCCAAGCACCTGAAGTACGAGTTCACGACGATCGAAAAAGAAGGCCACCTCGCCGACGGCACGAGCTACACCTACTGGACCTTCGACGGCCAGGTGCCCGGTCCCTTCGTGCGGGTGCGGGTGGGCGACACGGTGGACGTGACCCTCAAGAACGCGGAGGACAGCGTCGCGCCCCACTCCATCGACTTCCACGCGGTGACCGGCCCCGGCGGCGGCGCGGCCTCGACCCAGACGGCGCCCGGCGGTGAGACCAGCTTCACCTTCAAGGCCATGAAGCCCGGCCTGTACGTCTACCACTGCGCCACCCCGATGGTCGCCCACCACATCACCAGCGGCATGTACGGCCTGATTCTGGTCGAACCCGAAGCCGGACTGCCCAAGGTGGACCGCGAGTTCTACGTGATGCAGGGCGAGCTGTACACCGAAAAGGCGCACGGGCAGAAGGGCGACGCGGGCTTCGACGTGGCCAAGCTGCTGGACGAGGACCCCGAATACTTCGTCTTCAACGGCAGCACCGATGCGCTGACCAAGGAGTTCCCGCTCAAGGCCAAGGTGGGCGAGACGGTCCGCATCTTCTTCGGCGTGGGCGGCCCCAACTACATCAGCAACTTCCACGTGATCGGCGAGATCTTCGACAAGGTCTACCCGGAAGCGGCCCTGAGCAACGCGCCCCTGAAGGACGTGCAGACCACCCTGGTCCCGGCGGGCGGCGCGACGGTCGTGGACCTCAAGCTGGAGGTGCCCGGCACCTTCCCCCTCGTGGACCACGCCCTCAGCCGCGCGGAGCTGGGCCTCAAGGGCCTGCTGCAGGTCGAAGGCCCCGAGAACCACGCCATCTACAAGGGCGAGGTGCAAAGCGGCCACTAG
- a CDS encoding sugar MFS transporter has protein sequence MTPPPSPAASRRPLLALLAFLAFISLGLPDGLLGVSWPSMRETFGVPLDALGLLAAVQTAGYLVASFLSGRLLRVMPIGTVLALSTLAAAAALLGFAVTPGWQPLLAFGFLAGLGGGAVDAGLNAYGARHFSARTLNWLHAFFGLGTTLGPLIVTAVLGSGQVWRWSYVIVGSAQVALALTFFLTRRRWVTGAAPGGESAAPVPAARTRDTLRRPVVWLGMLTFFLYTGVEAVTAQWSYSLLTLGRGVPETQAGLFVGLYWGSLMVGRILFGAVAHRVPLVGTLRGCLIASVAGAGLLWLEPTRALSVAGLMMIGFFLAPIFASLISLTPGRVGQAHADSAIGFQVAAAGLGGAALTALVGVLSRWGGLELIGAAVAVLAALLLALYEVFMRVGGGEAAPARVPGPAAGER, from the coding sequence ATGACCCCGCCGCCCTCTCCCGCCGCGTCTCGCCGCCCCCTGCTCGCGCTGCTGGCCTTTCTCGCCTTTATCAGCCTGGGGCTGCCGGACGGCCTGCTGGGGGTGTCGTGGCCCTCCATGCGGGAAACGTTCGGGGTGCCGCTCGACGCGCTGGGCCTGCTCGCGGCGGTGCAGACGGCGGGGTACCTCGTCGCCAGCTTTCTGAGCGGGCGCCTGCTGCGGGTCATGCCCATCGGGACGGTGCTGGCGCTCTCGACCCTGGCCGCCGCCGCCGCGCTGCTGGGCTTCGCGGTCACGCCGGGGTGGCAGCCCCTGCTCGCGTTCGGCTTTCTGGCCGGGCTGGGTGGGGGCGCGGTGGACGCGGGGCTGAACGCCTACGGGGCGAGGCACTTCAGCGCCCGCACACTGAACTGGCTGCACGCCTTTTTCGGACTGGGCACCACCCTGGGGCCGCTGATCGTGACGGCGGTGCTGGGGTCGGGGCAGGTCTGGCGCTGGAGTTACGTGATCGTGGGGAGTGCCCAGGTGGCGCTGGCACTGACCTTCTTCCTGACCCGGCGGCGCTGGGTGACGGGAGCGGCACCGGGTGGGGAGAGCGCCGCGCCCGTTCCGGCGGCCCGCACGCGCGACACGCTGCGCCGCCCGGTCGTGTGGCTGGGGATGCTGACCTTTTTCCTGTACACCGGGGTCGAGGCGGTGACCGCCCAGTGGAGCTACTCGCTGCTGACCCTGGGGCGCGGAGTCCCGGAGACGCAGGCGGGGCTGTTCGTGGGCCTGTACTGGGGCAGCCTGATGGTGGGGCGGATTCTCTTCGGGGCCGTCGCCCACCGGGTGCCGCTGGTGGGCACGCTGCGGGGGTGCCTGATCGCCAGCGTCGCCGGGGCGGGGCTGCTGTGGCTGGAGCCGACCCGCGCCCTCTCGGTCGCCGGGCTGATGATGATCGGGTTTTTCCTCGCACCCATCTTCGCCTCGCTGATCAGCCTGACGCCGGGGCGCGTCGGGCAGGCGCACGCGGACAGCGCCATCGGCTTTCAGGTCGCCGCCGCCGGGCTGGGCGGGGCCGCGCTCACTGCGCTCGTGGGCGTGCTCTCGCGCTGGGGCGGGTTGGAACTGATCGGGGCGGCGGTCGCCGTGCTGGCCGCGCTGCTGCTCGCGCTGTACGAGGTGTTCATGCGGGTGGGCGGCGGAGAGGCCGCCCCGGCGCGGGTGCCCGGCCCCGCCGCCGGAGAACGGTAA
- a CDS encoding sulfocyanin-like copper-binding protein, which yields MRLPLALAALLALNASVLAAAPAVSSNAAQKTAVLNVVAQSDTSNSGLNFNGASKGGKTFTVPLGWTVTLKFTNAGAMPHSVVLARAGAPALSYDTDAAAFAGAATKEPLQGVVKADTFTFKANKAGQYVLICGVPGHGMGGQYVKFEVSTSAKAASFK from the coding sequence ATGCGCCTTCCCCTCGCCCTCGCCGCCCTGCTCGCCCTGAATGCCTCCGTCCTAGCCGCCGCCCCCGCCGTCTCCAGCAACGCCGCCCAGAAAACCGCCGTTCTCAACGTGGTCGCCCAGAGTGACACGAGCAACTCGGGCCTGAACTTCAATGGAGCCTCGAAGGGAGGCAAGACCTTCACAGTGCCGCTGGGCTGGACCGTCACCCTGAAGTTCACCAACGCGGGCGCCATGCCCCACAGCGTGGTGCTCGCCAGGGCGGGCGCCCCGGCCCTCTCCTATGACACGGACGCGGCAGCCTTCGCGGGCGCGGCGACGAAGGAACCCCTCCAGGGCGTGGTCAAAGCCGACACCTTCACCTTCAAGGCGAATAAGGCCGGGCAGTACGTGCTGATCTGCGGCGTCCCCGGACACGGGATGGGCGGCCAGTACGTGAAGTTCGAGGTGTCGACCAGCGCCAAGGCCGCCAGCTTCAAGTAA
- a CDS encoding META domain-containing protein — translation MRTLAALTTLTTLALAGAAGAQSLATQPLAAQPPALTGTTWTLTQFQQGGQTVTPVGAERPTLRLDGRAVSGFTGCNTYRGAYASRGDVLRFGPLATTRRACAERALRLETLYTNALRQVTGYQLSGQTLTLFAGPRDRLIFRESGAATTPEATVTLNGSWQLAGGTALSPVAGSLPSLTFAGDRVSGSSGCNRLTGSVGVQAGRVTFGPLATTRMACAPAVTAQESTFLRFLSEPSLRANVQGQTLTLTAANGRTLVFRRAGSGPESGTVNPAALLGRTYTLSAVSGRPAPTSQPVTLAFEPDRLGGSDGCNTYSAPYRLAGSTLILTGEPISTLRACPDQPAPVNLPAFLALRPTLTVTATGLALQSGVTTLTFSRN, via the coding sequence ATGCGGACCCTTGCTGCCCTGACCACCCTGACGACCCTCGCCCTCGCGGGAGCGGCGGGTGCCCAGTCCCTCGCCACCCAACCCCTCGCTGCCCAGCCCCCGGCCCTGACCGGCACCACCTGGACGCTGACCCAGTTCCAGCAAGGCGGGCAAACGGTCACCCCCGTGGGCGCCGAGCGGCCCACCCTGCGCCTTGACGGCCGCGCCGTCTCCGGGTTCACCGGCTGCAACACCTACCGGGGGGCCTACGCGAGCCGGGGAGACGTGCTGCGCTTCGGCCCGCTGGCGACCACCCGGAGGGCCTGCGCGGAACGCGCCCTGCGCCTGGAGACGCTGTACACCAACGCCCTGCGGCAGGTCACGGGCTACCAGCTCAGCGGCCAGACCCTGACCCTCTTCGCTGGCCCGCGTGACCGCCTGATCTTCCGGGAGAGCGGCGCGGCCACCACCCCGGAGGCCACCGTGACGCTGAACGGCAGCTGGCAGCTCGCGGGCGGCACCGCCCTGAGTCCCGTGGCGGGGAGCCTGCCCAGCCTGACCTTCGCGGGGGACCGGGTGAGCGGCTCTTCGGGCTGCAACCGCCTGACCGGGAGCGTGGGGGTGCAGGCGGGCCGGGTCACCTTCGGGCCGCTGGCGACCACCCGGATGGCCTGTGCTCCCGCCGTGACTGCCCAGGAGTCGACCTTCCTGCGCTTCCTGTCCGAGCCGTCCCTGCGGGCGAACGTGCAGGGCCAGACGCTGACGCTGACGGCGGCGAATGGCCGCACCCTGGTCTTCCGCCGCGCAGGGAGTGGTCCAGAGAGTGGAACCGTCAACCCAGCGGCGTTGCTGGGACGGACATACACCCTCTCGGCGGTGAGCGGCCGTCCGGCACCCACGTCCCAGCCCGTGACCCTGGCCTTCGAGCCGGACCGCCTGGGTGGCAGCGACGGCTGCAACACGTACAGCGCCCCCTACCGGCTGGCAGGCTCCACCCTGATCCTGACGGGCGAGCCGATCAGCACCCTGCGGGCCTGCCCGGACCAGCCCGCGCCGGTCAACCTGCCCGCCTTCCTGGCGTTACGGCCCACGCTGACCGTGACGGCCACGGGGCTGGCCCTGCAGTCGGGGGTGACCACCCTTACTTT
- a CDS encoding cysteine desulfurase: protein MTLSSRLTSTGPSVPDLDVRTDFPLLGRLENGHPLVYLDTAATSQKPRAVLEAMEAFFIVHNANVHRGVYGLAQEATELYEDARTTLAAFLNAPDPRNVVFTRGTTEAINLVAHAWGLSHLRPGDEIVVTELEHHSNLVPWQLAAGATGARLRAVRLTPDGRLDLGHLQELLASGRVRMVAVGHVSNVLGTVHPVAQIARLAHAAGALCLVDGAQAAGHRAVDVQALGVDFYALSGHKMYGPTGIGALWGRAELLEAMPPFMGGGEMIETVEIGGSTFAPPPLRFEPGTPPIAQAVGLAAAVRFLEAIGLDRVRTHEAALLERALRGLDALPGVVTYGPRGEDRAGVISFNVRGVHPHDVATFLDEDGVTVRAGQHCAQPAMRALGVDATARASFGVYTTPEDVDAFLRSVERCAAFFASA, encoded by the coding sequence ATGACCCTCTCTTCCCGGCTGACCTCCACCGGTCCATCCGTTCCCGACCTGGACGTGCGGACCGACTTTCCCCTGCTGGGTCGCCTGGAAAACGGGCACCCGCTGGTCTACCTCGACACCGCCGCCACCAGCCAGAAACCCCGCGCGGTGCTGGAGGCGATGGAGGCGTTTTTCATCGTCCACAACGCCAACGTGCACCGGGGCGTGTATGGCCTCGCGCAGGAGGCGACCGAGCTGTACGAGGACGCCCGCACCACGCTGGCGGCCTTCCTGAACGCGCCGGACCCCCGCAACGTGGTCTTCACGCGGGGCACGACCGAGGCGATCAACCTCGTCGCGCACGCCTGGGGCCTGTCTCACCTGCGGCCCGGCGACGAGATCGTGGTAACCGAGCTGGAGCACCACAGCAACCTCGTGCCGTGGCAACTCGCAGCGGGCGCGACCGGGGCGCGGCTGCGGGCGGTTCGCCTGACGCCGGACGGGCGCCTCGACCTCGGGCACCTGCAAGAGCTGCTGGCCTCCGGCCGAGTGCGGATGGTCGCTGTGGGGCACGTCAGCAACGTGCTGGGCACGGTGCATCCGGTCGCGCAGATCGCGCGGCTGGCGCACGCGGCGGGGGCGCTGTGTCTGGTGGACGGGGCGCAGGCCGCCGGGCACCGGGCGGTGGACGTGCAGGCGCTGGGCGTGGACTTCTACGCCCTCTCCGGGCACAAGATGTACGGCCCCACCGGCATCGGGGCGCTGTGGGGCCGGGCCGAGCTGCTGGAGGCGATGCCGCCCTTCATGGGAGGCGGGGAGATGATCGAAACCGTGGAGATCGGGGGGTCGACCTTCGCGCCCCCGCCCCTGCGTTTCGAGCCGGGCACCCCGCCCATCGCGCAGGCGGTGGGATTGGCGGCGGCGGTGCGCTTTCTGGAGGCGATTGGCCTGGACCGGGTGCGGACGCACGAGGCGGCGCTGCTGGAGCGGGCCTTGCGGGGCCTGGACGCCCTGCCCGGCGTGGTGACCTATGGCCCCCGTGGGGAGGACCGCGCGGGCGTGATCTCCTTCAACGTTCGCGGGGTGCACCCGCACGACGTGGCGACCTTTCTCGACGAGGACGGCGTGACCGTCCGGGCCGGGCAGCACTGCGCCCAACCGGCCATGCGGGCGCTGGGGGTGGACGCCACGGCGCGGGCCTCCTTCGGCGTGTACACCACCCCGGAGGACGTGGACGCCTTCCTGCGGTCGGTGGAGCGCTGCGCGGCGTTTTTCGCTTCGGCCTGA
- a CDS encoding alpha/beta fold hydrolase, with the protein MAHALPTPEDRWVEHPQGRLFARVWHPAALTAKTPLLLFHDSLGSVELWRSFPQALCAATGRRVVAYDRLGFGRSAPRRGPLPPDFIADEARTFLPVLRESLGLETFTAFGHSVGGGMAVECAAQWPGACLALVTESAQAFVEDRTLEGIRVAQEQFAAPGQLERLERYHGDKARWVLQAWTGTWLAPAFAAWSLDPALPGVRCPLLVLHGTHDEYGSARHPQRIGALSGGPARVELLEGLHHVPHREDPERVLALVAEFLASLD; encoded by the coding sequence ATGGCCCACGCCCTCCCCACTCCCGAAGACCGTTGGGTCGAGCATCCGCAGGGTCGCCTCTTCGCCCGCGTCTGGCATCCGGCGGCCCTGACGGCGAAGACACCCCTTCTCCTCTTTCACGACTCGCTGGGATCGGTGGAGCTGTGGCGCTCCTTCCCGCAGGCCTTGTGTGCTGCGACCGGGCGCCGGGTGGTCGCCTACGACCGCCTGGGCTTTGGGCGCTCCGCCCCCCGGCGCGGCCCGCTGCCCCCCGACTTCATCGCGGACGAGGCGCGGACGTTCCTGCCCGTGCTGCGCGAGTCTCTCGGCCTGGAAACCTTCACCGCCTTCGGCCACAGCGTGGGCGGGGGCATGGCGGTGGAGTGCGCGGCCCAGTGGCCGGGGGCATGCCTGGCCCTCGTCACCGAATCGGCGCAGGCTTTTGTCGAGGACCGCACCCTGGAGGGCATCCGCGTGGCCCAGGAGCAGTTCGCGGCGCCGGGGCAGCTTGAGCGCCTGGAGCGCTACCACGGCGACAAGGCCCGCTGGGTGCTGCAGGCCTGGACCGGAACGTGGCTGGCTCCGGCCTTCGCCGCGTGGTCGCTGGACCCCGCGCTGCCGGGGGTACGCTGCCCGCTGCTGGTGCTGCACGGCACCCACGACGAGTACGGCTCGGCCCGCCACCCGCAGCGGATCGGGGCGCTCTCCGGTGGCCCGGCGCGGGTGGAACTGCTGGAGGGCCTCCACCACGTGCCGCACCGGGAGGACCCCGAGCGGGTCCTGGCCCTGGTGGCCGAGTTTCTGGCCTCCCTGGACTGA
- a CDS encoding DUF421 domain-containing protein: MSAPGDPGFQAFDWPRLLLGPDPSAGLLLELVFRTGVLFVWLLLLLRMTGKRGLAQLSPLEFAIVIGLGSAAGDPMLYADVPLLQALLVLTVVVGLQRAVSRLMTRHRGLETFVDGYPVELMRGGVIVGGRLHEARLSQEDLFERLRPEGVEHLGQVRRVYLEQGGHLSVFLLPEAEVRPGLPIVPPWDLQPPPAVPAGYTGLVACRRCGRVRQGAADPCVCGHRNWTLATTDPWALAEPDPAP, translated from the coding sequence ATGAGTGCGCCGGGCGACCCCGGCTTTCAGGCTTTCGACTGGCCCCGGCTGCTGCTCGGGCCGGACCCCAGCGCAGGACTGCTGCTGGAACTCGTGTTCCGCACCGGGGTCCTGTTCGTGTGGCTGCTGCTCCTGCTGCGGATGACGGGCAAGCGCGGGCTGGCGCAGCTTAGCCCGCTGGAGTTCGCCATCGTGATCGGGCTGGGGTCGGCGGCGGGCGATCCCATGCTGTACGCCGACGTGCCGCTGCTGCAGGCGCTGCTGGTCCTGACGGTGGTGGTGGGGTTGCAACGCGCCGTCTCCCGGCTGATGACCCGCCACCGGGGGCTGGAGACCTTCGTGGACGGCTACCCGGTCGAGCTGATGCGCGGCGGCGTGATCGTGGGCGGGCGGCTGCACGAGGCCCGGCTGAGTCAGGAAGACCTCTTCGAGCGGCTGCGCCCGGAGGGGGTCGAGCACCTCGGGCAGGTGCGGCGGGTGTATCTCGAACAGGGGGGCCACCTCTCGGTCTTTCTGCTGCCCGAGGCGGAGGTGCGGCCGGGCCTGCCCATCGTGCCGCCCTGGGACCTCCAGCCGCCGCCCGCTGTCCCGGCCGGATACACCGGGCTGGTGGCCTGCCGCCGCTGTGGACGGGTGAGGCAGGGCGCGGCCGACCCCTGCGTCTGCGGGCACCGGAACTGGACCCTGGCGACGACCGACCCCTGGGCGCTGGCGGAGCCGGACCCGGCGCCCTGA
- the sufU gene encoding Fe-S cluster assembly sulfur transfer protein SufU, protein MNRAEELYRTVILDHSRHPRHHGTLAAPTVTQAGLNASCGDRLSLQLRVEDGVIADVAFTGSGCAVSQGTASLMTVALRGRRVEDGLALAEAFEHMLRGAAPDPALGDLVALQGVARLHARTKCALLPWDTFKAAVGQVGEGSN, encoded by the coding sequence ATGAACAGGGCCGAAGAACTGTACCGAACGGTGATTCTCGATCACTCGCGCCATCCCCGCCACCACGGCACGCTGGCCGCTCCGACCGTGACCCAGGCGGGCCTGAACGCTTCATGCGGGGACCGCCTCTCGCTGCAACTGCGGGTCGAGGACGGGGTGATCGCGGACGTGGCCTTTACCGGCTCGGGCTGCGCCGTGTCGCAGGGGACCGCCTCGCTGATGACCGTGGCGTTGAGGGGCCGCCGGGTCGAGGACGGCCTCGCCCTCGCGGAGGCCTTCGAGCACATGCTGCGCGGCGCCGCCCCCGACCCGGCCCTGGGCGACCTCGTGGCCCTGCAGGGCGTGGCGCGTCTGCACGCCCGGACGAAGTGTGCCCTCCTGCCCTGGGACACCTTCAAGGCGGCGGTGGGGCAGGTCGGGGAGGGTTCCAACTAG